One segment of Enterobacter ludwigii DNA contains the following:
- a CDS encoding amino acid ABC transporter substrate-binding protein, with protein MKKTMIASLAAAGMLFAVAGQAHAGTTLDAVKKKGFVQCGISDGLPGFSYADANGKFTGIDVDVCRGVAAAVFGDNSKVKYTPLTAKERFTALQSGEVDMLSRNTTWTSSRDAGMGMAFTGVTYYDGIGFLTHNKAGLKSAKELDGATVCIQAGTDTELNVADYFKANNMKYTPVTFDRSDESAKALESGRCDTLASDQSQLYALRIKLSNPAEWIVLPEVISKEPLGPVVRRGDEDWFSIVRWTLFAMLNAEEMGINSKNVDEKAAKPSTPDMAHLLGTEGDFGKDLKLDNKWAYNIIKQVGNYAEIFERNVGSESPLKIKRGQNNLWNNGGIQYAPPVR; from the coding sequence ATGAAAAAGACGATGATAGCCAGCCTGGCCGCCGCGGGCATGTTGTTTGCTGTAGCCGGTCAGGCCCATGCGGGTACGACACTGGATGCCGTTAAAAAGAAAGGGTTTGTTCAATGTGGGATCAGTGACGGTTTACCTGGCTTCTCTTATGCCGATGCAAACGGCAAATTTACCGGTATTGATGTTGATGTCTGCCGCGGTGTCGCCGCCGCCGTTTTCGGTGACAACAGTAAAGTAAAATATACCCCGCTGACGGCGAAAGAACGTTTTACTGCATTACAGTCTGGCGAAGTTGACATGCTTTCCCGTAATACCACCTGGACCTCCTCCCGTGATGCAGGCATGGGAATGGCATTTACTGGCGTGACCTATTATGACGGTATCGGTTTCCTGACCCACAATAAAGCGGGCCTGAAAAGCGCCAAAGAGCTGGATGGCGCGACCGTTTGTATCCAGGCCGGTACCGATACCGAGCTGAACGTCGCGGATTATTTCAAAGCAAATAACATGAAATATACCCCTGTGACATTCGATCGCTCCGATGAATCGGCCAAAGCGCTGGAATCCGGTCGTTGCGACACGCTGGCTTCTGACCAGTCACAGCTGTACGCCTTGCGTATTAAGCTGAGCAACCCGGCGGAGTGGATTGTCCTGCCCGAAGTGATCTCCAAGGAGCCTCTTGGACCGGTTGTGCGTCGTGGCGATGAAGACTGGTTCTCCATTGTTCGCTGGACGCTGTTTGCCATGCTGAATGCCGAAGAGATGGGCATCAACTCGAAAAACGTCGACGAGAAAGCCGCTAAACCGTCCACGCCGGATATGGCTCATCTGCTGGGAACAGAGGGCGATTTCGGGAAGGATCTGAAGCTGGATAACAAGTGGGCTTACAACATCATCAAACAGGTGGGTAACTACGCTGAGATCTTTGAGCGCAACGTGGGATCGGAAAGCCCTCTGAAGATCAAACGCGGCCAGAACAATCTCTGGAACAACGGCGGTATTCAGTACGCGCCACCAGTACGTTAA
- a CDS encoding efflux RND transporter periplasmic adaptor subunit, with protein sequence MTNYFRRLPLSGFIVCAVLLAGCDGQENQPPHPQAPQVSVHIVKSAPLAVTTELPGRTDAFRVAEVRPQVSGIILRRNFTEGSDVKAGESLYQIDPATYQAAYDNAKGELAKAQAAANIAHLTVKRYLTLVGTQYVSKQEYDQAVATAQQADASVVAAHAGVESARINLAYTKVTSPVEGRIGKSSVTEGALVTNGQAAALATVQQLDPMYVDVTQSSSDFMRLKQTSLQKGEATSTVELVMENGQPYPLKGTLQFSDVTVDESTGSITLRAIFPNPQHLLLPGMFVRARIDEGTQPDAILVPQQGVTRTPRGDASVLVVNDKNQVESRTVVAPQAIGDRWLVTEGLKNGDRVIVSGLQKVRPGATVVATPDTTTTPAG encoded by the coding sequence ATGACGAATTATTTCAGACGTTTGCCCTTATCCGGTTTTATTGTCTGCGCGGTACTGCTCGCTGGATGCGATGGTCAGGAAAACCAACCACCACATCCGCAGGCGCCTCAGGTCAGCGTGCATATAGTGAAAAGCGCCCCTCTGGCTGTCACCACCGAACTCCCGGGCAGAACAGATGCCTTTCGCGTTGCGGAGGTTCGTCCTCAGGTGAGCGGCATCATATTGCGTCGTAACTTCACAGAGGGAAGTGATGTAAAAGCCGGCGAGTCACTTTATCAGATCGATCCTGCCACCTATCAGGCCGCGTATGACAACGCGAAAGGTGAACTCGCGAAGGCCCAGGCGGCGGCTAACATTGCGCACCTGACGGTAAAACGTTATCTCACGCTGGTTGGCACGCAGTATGTCAGCAAGCAGGAATACGACCAGGCCGTGGCGACAGCGCAGCAAGCAGATGCCAGCGTCGTTGCCGCACACGCAGGCGTTGAAAGCGCGCGCATTAATCTTGCCTATACCAAAGTGACGTCTCCCGTCGAGGGTCGCATCGGTAAATCCAGCGTCACCGAAGGCGCGCTGGTGACCAACGGGCAAGCCGCAGCCCTGGCAACGGTTCAGCAGCTTGATCCGATGTATGTCGACGTCACCCAGTCCAGCAGTGATTTTATGCGTCTGAAGCAGACGAGCCTGCAAAAAGGAGAGGCCACCAGCACCGTTGAGCTGGTGATGGAGAATGGTCAGCCCTACCCGTTGAAAGGTACGCTGCAGTTCTCAGATGTCACGGTCGACGAAAGTACCGGCTCTATCACCTTGCGCGCGATTTTCCCAAACCCACAGCACCTGCTGTTGCCTGGCATGTTTGTCCGGGCCCGCATTGATGAAGGCACACAGCCTGATGCGATTCTGGTCCCACAACAAGGCGTGACCCGCACGCCGCGCGGTGATGCATCCGTTCTGGTGGTTAACGATAAAAACCAGGTTGAGTCACGTACCGTCGTTGCCCCTCAGGCGATTGGCGATCGCTGGCTGGTGACGGAAGGGCTGAAAAATGGCGACCGCGTCATTGTCAGCGGCTTACAAAAAGTCAGACCGGGCGCTACCGTCGTCGCGACGCCTGATACCACCACGACTCCAGCCGGTTAA
- a CDS encoding amino acid ABC transporter permease — MSHRRSAVKGSLSFSHPAVRAWLFQVIAIIAVVLIAVYLIHNTITNLNNRGITSGFAFLDRSAGFGIVQHLIDYQEGDTYGRVFVVGLLNTLLVSALCIVFASILGFFIGLARLSENWLLRKLSTFYIETFRNIPPLLQIFFWYFAVLRNLPGPRQAIDALDLFFLSNRGLYIPSPQPGEGLYAFIAALVIALALSAAMFRYNRTHQFKTGQLRKTWPTAAILIIGLPLLTHWLFGAALHWDIPQLRGFNFQGGMVLIPELAALTLALSIYTSAFIAEIIRAGIQAVPYGQHEAARSLGLPHTVTLRQVIIPQALRVIIPPLTSQYLNIVKNSSLAAAIGYPDMVSLFAGTVLNQTGQAIETIAITMSVYLIISLVISLLMNLYNRRIALVER; from the coding sequence ATGTCCCATCGCCGCTCAGCCGTAAAAGGATCGCTATCCTTTTCTCATCCCGCGGTCCGCGCCTGGCTATTCCAGGTTATTGCGATTATTGCGGTTGTTCTTATCGCCGTGTATCTCATCCATAACACTATAACCAACCTGAATAATCGCGGTATTACCTCCGGCTTTGCTTTTCTGGATCGCAGCGCGGGGTTTGGCATTGTTCAACACCTTATTGATTATCAGGAAGGCGACACGTATGGACGCGTGTTCGTGGTCGGTTTACTGAATACGCTGCTAGTCTCTGCACTTTGTATTGTTTTTGCCTCCATACTGGGCTTCTTTATTGGTCTGGCACGTTTGTCCGAAAACTGGCTGCTACGCAAACTGTCTACTTTTTATATTGAGACGTTCCGTAATATCCCGCCGCTGCTGCAGATCTTTTTCTGGTATTTTGCCGTGCTGCGCAACCTGCCGGGGCCACGTCAGGCTATTGACGCTCTTGATCTGTTTTTCCTGAGTAATCGCGGGTTGTATATTCCTTCTCCGCAGCCGGGTGAAGGGTTGTATGCCTTCATTGCCGCCCTTGTAATAGCGCTTGCTCTCTCAGCCGCCATGTTCCGCTATAACCGCACGCATCAGTTCAAAACCGGGCAGCTTCGTAAAACCTGGCCAACCGCCGCCATCCTTATCATTGGTCTGCCACTTCTGACACACTGGCTGTTTGGGGCCGCCCTTCACTGGGATATTCCGCAGCTGCGTGGCTTTAACTTCCAGGGCGGAATGGTTTTAATTCCTGAGCTGGCAGCCCTGACGCTGGCGCTTTCGATTTATACCTCTGCATTTATCGCCGAGATTATTCGTGCGGGGATCCAGGCCGTTCCTTACGGGCAACACGAGGCGGCGCGCTCGCTGGGATTACCCCATACGGTGACGCTTCGTCAGGTCATTATTCCGCAAGCGTTACGGGTCATCATTCCGCCGCTGACCAGTCAATACCTCAATATTGTCAAAAACTCATCGCTGGCGGCCGCCATTGGTTACCCCGATATGGTGTCGCTGTTTGCCGGAACCGTGCTTAACCAGACCGGACAAGCCATTGAAACTATCGCCATCACAATGTCTGTCTATCTGATCATCAGCCTGGTGATTTCGTTGCTGATGAACCTCTATAACCGTCGTATAGCACTGGTCGAGCGCTAA
- a CDS encoding lipoprotein: MKRFISVALLAALLAGCAHDSPCVPVYDDQGRLVHTNTCMKGTTQDNWETAGAIAGGAAAVAGLTLGIVALTK; encoded by the coding sequence ATGAAAAGATTCATTTCCGTTGCACTACTCGCTGCGCTGCTTGCTGGATGCGCGCACGACTCTCCATGTGTACCGGTATACGACGATCAAGGCCGACTGGTTCATACCAATACCTGTATGAAAGGCACCACTCAGGACAACTGGGAAACAGCAGGTGCTATCGCCGGTGGTGCTGCCGCAGTGGCAGGTTTGACGCTGGGTATCGTTGCTCTGACGAAGTAA
- a CDS encoding amino acid ABC transporter permease yields the protein MTKAILSHSSRPAGSTGGRLILWARKNLFSSWSNSLLTIVCLWLMWELIPPLLNWAFLQANWSGSTRADCTKAGACWVFIHERFGQFMYGLYPHEQRWRINLALAIGLLSIAVMFWKKLPHRGRYIACWAVVYPIIVWVLLYGGFLGLERVETRQWGGLTLTLIIASVGIAGALPWGILLALGRRSKMPVVRVLSVIFIEFWRGVPLITVLFMSSVMLPLFMAEGTTIDKLIRALVGVILFQSAYVAEVVRGGLQALPKGQYEAAESLALGYWKTQGLVILPQALKLVIPGLVNTIIALFKDTSLVIIIGLFDLFSSVQQATVDPAWLGMSTEGYVFAALIYWIFCFSMSRYSQHLEKRFNTGRTPH from the coding sequence ATGACAAAAGCGATACTGTCGCACTCCTCGCGCCCTGCCGGTTCGACAGGCGGACGTTTAATTCTCTGGGCGCGTAAGAATCTGTTCTCCAGCTGGAGTAACAGCCTGCTGACAATTGTATGTTTGTGGCTTATGTGGGAATTAATTCCACCGCTGCTGAACTGGGCTTTTTTACAGGCTAACTGGTCGGGATCCACTCGCGCAGACTGCACAAAAGCAGGGGCCTGCTGGGTGTTTATCCATGAGCGTTTTGGCCAGTTCATGTATGGATTGTATCCGCATGAACAGCGCTGGCGGATTAATCTGGCACTGGCCATCGGGCTACTCTCCATCGCCGTAATGTTCTGGAAAAAACTGCCTCATCGGGGGCGTTATATTGCCTGTTGGGCAGTGGTGTATCCCATTATTGTTTGGGTGCTGTTGTATGGCGGCTTCCTGGGGCTGGAACGTGTTGAAACACGTCAGTGGGGTGGGTTAACGCTGACGCTGATTATCGCGTCCGTTGGGATAGCCGGCGCACTGCCATGGGGTATTTTGCTCGCGCTTGGGCGGCGCTCAAAAATGCCTGTCGTACGTGTGCTTTCCGTTATTTTCATTGAATTCTGGCGTGGTGTACCGCTTATCACCGTTCTGTTTATGTCTTCGGTCATGTTGCCGCTGTTTATGGCAGAAGGGACAACGATAGACAAACTGATCCGTGCCCTGGTCGGGGTCATCCTTTTCCAGTCCGCTTACGTTGCGGAAGTGGTGCGTGGGGGCCTGCAGGCTCTGCCTAAAGGTCAGTACGAAGCGGCGGAATCACTGGCGCTTGGCTACTGGAAAACGCAGGGACTGGTGATATTGCCACAAGCACTCAAGCTGGTTATCCCGGGCCTGGTCAATACCATCATTGCCCTCTTCAAAGATACCAGCCTGGTGATCATCATCGGGCTGTTCGATCTCTTTAGCAGCGTGCAACAGGCGACCGTTGACCCTGCCTGGCTGGGTATGTCCACCGAGGGATATGTCTTTGCTGCTCTGATCTACTGGATCTTTTGTTTTAGCATGTCGCGCTATAGCCAGCATCTGGAAAAGCGCTTTAACACCGGGCGTACACCGCACTGA
- a CDS encoding amino acid ABC transporter ATP-binding protein, translated as MSQITMTPADAMITLENVNKWYGQFHVLKDINLKVKQGERIVLCGPSGSGKSTTIRCINHLEEHQQGRIVVDGIELNEDIRNIERVRQEVGMVFQHFNLFPHLTVLQNCTLAPIWVRKMPKKDAEALAMHYLERVRIAEHANKFPGQISGGQQQRVAIARSLCMKPKIMLFDEPTSALDPEMVKEVLDTMIGLAQSGMTMLCVTHEMGFARTVADRVIFMDRGEIVEQAPPDEFFAHPKSERTRAFLSQVIH; from the coding sequence ATGAGCCAGATTACTATGACACCTGCCGACGCGATGATAACGCTGGAAAACGTGAATAAATGGTACGGGCAGTTTCATGTTTTGAAAGACATTAACCTCAAGGTTAAGCAGGGAGAACGGATCGTTCTTTGTGGCCCTTCCGGGTCCGGGAAATCCACGACCATTCGCTGTATTAACCACCTTGAAGAACATCAGCAGGGGCGCATTGTTGTTGATGGCATCGAGCTGAATGAAGATATTCGTAACATCGAACGGGTGCGCCAGGAAGTGGGAATGGTGTTTCAACACTTTAACCTGTTTCCCCATCTCACCGTTCTGCAGAACTGTACGCTTGCGCCAATTTGGGTACGAAAGATGCCTAAAAAGGATGCTGAAGCACTGGCGATGCACTACCTGGAACGGGTACGTATCGCAGAGCACGCCAATAAATTTCCAGGCCAGATATCAGGCGGTCAGCAGCAGCGCGTGGCTATCGCCCGTTCGCTCTGTATGAAACCAAAAATTATGCTGTTTGATGAACCGACATCCGCCCTGGATCCGGAAATGGTGAAAGAGGTACTGGATACCATGATTGGACTGGCGCAGTCCGGGATGACCATGCTGTGTGTGACGCACGAAATGGGGTTTGCCAGAACCGTGGCCGATCGGGTGATCTTTATGGATCGTGGGGAAATCGTTGAGCAGGCACCGCCGGATGAGTTCTTCGCACATCCTAAATCTGAACGTACGCGGGCTTTCCTGTCACAAGTGATCCATTAA
- a CDS encoding nickel/cobalt transporter: MTTQQLTRDWRLPTAGIMLLAMLLAGFTLHTHWNTFLQWCLATQITLHRYLVMYLLQLNNHQYSGGLWLLTGAFFYGVLHAIGPGHGKFIVTTYLTTNKESERAARVVPFLGSLMQGVSAILFVFILAVGFNLASGDISTSRWYVEKISAVLIGAFGVFVIYQALKSLRPRRMAISAITPLHQHNEHCGCGHHGVGADLAQGDWKTRLGVILAIGARPCSGAIMILMFSNALGIVTWGMAAVMTMSLGTALSIMGLSLAVRYARERTVAWFGGGASLSWLVPVFKIAGGIVLILFATVLFLTVLPISANGDYIAAGC, translated from the coding sequence ATGACCACACAACAACTGACGCGTGACTGGCGCCTTCCTACAGCAGGCATCATGTTGCTGGCGATGCTCTTAGCCGGGTTTACCCTGCATACGCACTGGAACACCTTTCTTCAGTGGTGCCTTGCCACGCAAATTACCCTGCACCGTTATCTGGTGATGTACCTGCTCCAGCTTAACAACCACCAGTACAGCGGCGGGTTATGGCTATTAACCGGCGCCTTCTTCTATGGCGTATTGCACGCCATCGGGCCGGGGCATGGGAAATTCATTGTGACGACCTACCTCACGACAAATAAAGAAAGCGAACGGGCCGCCCGGGTCGTTCCTTTTCTTGGCAGCCTGATGCAGGGCGTCAGCGCCATTCTCTTTGTCTTTATTCTGGCGGTAGGGTTTAACCTCGCATCGGGGGATATCAGTACCAGCCGCTGGTACGTCGAGAAGATAAGCGCGGTGCTCATCGGTGCATTTGGTGTATTTGTCATTTACCAGGCGCTGAAAAGCCTGCGGCCTCGCCGGATGGCTATCTCAGCCATCACGCCCCTTCATCAACATAATGAACACTGTGGTTGTGGTCATCACGGTGTAGGTGCAGATCTGGCGCAAGGCGACTGGAAAACCCGGTTGGGCGTCATACTGGCGATTGGTGCGCGTCCGTGCAGCGGGGCGATCATGATCCTGATGTTTTCAAATGCGCTGGGTATTGTTACCTGGGGGATGGCCGCGGTCATGACCATGTCGCTGGGAACGGCGTTGTCGATTATGGGCCTGTCACTGGCGGTACGTTATGCCCGAGAGCGGACGGTGGCCTGGTTTGGCGGCGGGGCTTCACTCAGCTGGCTGGTTCCGGTCTTTAAAATAGCCGGAGGAATAGTCCTGATCCTGTTCGCGACCGTGCTGTTCCTGACGGTACTCCCCATCAGCGCCAATGGCGATTACATCGCCGCAGGCTGCTAA
- a CDS encoding efflux RND transporter permease subunit — MANFFIQRPVFAWVLAIILMIAGGLAILKLPIAQYPTIAPPAVAITATYPGADAQTVQDTVTQVIEQNMNGIDNLMYMSSTSDSAGNVTITLTFQSGTDPDIAQVQVQNKLQLAMPQLPQEVQQQGIGVEKSSSSFLLVAGFVSDNKDLTQDDISDYVASNVKDAISRTTGVGDVQLFGAQYAMRIWLDSNAMNKYQLTPLDVINQLKTQNDQIAAGQLGGTPSVPGQQLNASIIAQTRLKSPEEFGRVTLKVNQDGSMVHLKDVARIELGGENYNMVTKINGQAATGLGIKLATGANALDTAAAIKSKLAQLQQFFPQGLKVVYPYDTTPFVKISIHEVVKTLFEAIILVFLVMYLFLQNLRATLIPTIAVPVVLLGTFAILAAFGFSINTLTMFGMVLAIGLLVDDAIVVVENVERVMVEDKLPPKEATQKSMGQIQGALVGIAMVLSAVFIPMAFFGGSTGAIYRQFSLTIVSAMALSVLVALILTPALCATLLKPVSSDHHEKKGGFFGWFNALFDRSVEHYSNSVSGILRKTGRYLVVYVIIVGGMAVLFLRLPTSFLPEEDQGVFMTMVQLPAGATQMRTQQVLDQVQNYYLNNEKANVESVFTVNGFSFSGQGQNSGIAFVSLKPWEARPGAENSVEAIVRRATKAFSQIKDGLVFPFNLPAIIELGTATGFDFELIDQANLGHTQLTQARNQLLGMVKAHPDLLVRVRPNGLEDTPQFKLDVDQEKAQALGVSLSDVNQTISTALGGTYVNDFIDHGRVKKVYVQADAHFRMLPGDINNLYVRSANGEMVPFSSFSSSHWVYGSPRLERYNGMPSMEILGESAPGKSTGEAMALMENLAAKLPSGIGHDWTGMSYQERLSGNQAPALYAISLIVVFLCLAALYESWSIPFSVMLVVPLGVTGALLAASIRGLNNDVYFQVGLLTTIGLSAKNAILIVEFAKDLMDKEGKGIIEATLEASRMRLRPILMTSLAFILGVMPLVISRGAGSGAQNAVGTGVMGGMLSATLLAIFFVPVFFVVVRRRFTKHKE; from the coding sequence ATGGCTAATTTCTTTATCCAACGGCCGGTTTTCGCCTGGGTGCTTGCCATCATTTTGATGATTGCAGGCGGGCTGGCCATTCTCAAACTGCCCATCGCGCAGTATCCGACCATTGCCCCTCCCGCCGTGGCTATCACCGCAACGTATCCGGGTGCTGATGCGCAAACGGTGCAGGATACCGTAACGCAGGTTATCGAACAGAACATGAACGGTATCGATAACCTGATGTATATGTCATCCACCAGCGATTCCGCAGGTAATGTCACCATCACGCTGACCTTCCAGTCTGGAACAGACCCGGACATTGCGCAGGTACAGGTGCAGAACAAACTGCAGCTCGCCATGCCGCAGCTCCCCCAAGAGGTCCAGCAGCAAGGGATCGGTGTTGAGAAGTCCAGCAGCAGCTTCCTGCTGGTCGCAGGCTTTGTTTCCGATAACAAAGACCTCACGCAGGATGACATCTCTGACTATGTCGCGTCTAACGTGAAAGATGCCATTAGCCGCACCACGGGAGTTGGTGATGTGCAGCTGTTTGGTGCCCAGTATGCGATGCGCATCTGGCTCGACAGCAACGCGATGAACAAATACCAGCTGACGCCACTGGATGTGATTAATCAGCTGAAAACGCAGAACGACCAGATAGCGGCCGGCCAGTTAGGCGGAACGCCGTCAGTACCGGGGCAGCAGTTGAACGCCTCGATCATTGCACAAACGCGTCTGAAATCTCCGGAAGAGTTTGGCCGCGTGACGCTAAAGGTGAACCAGGACGGCTCCATGGTTCATCTGAAAGATGTGGCCCGCATTGAGCTGGGTGGCGAAAACTACAATATGGTCACCAAAATCAACGGGCAAGCGGCAACCGGCCTGGGGATTAAGCTGGCTACCGGTGCAAACGCACTGGACACGGCCGCCGCCATCAAGAGCAAACTGGCCCAGCTCCAGCAGTTCTTCCCGCAGGGGCTGAAAGTAGTCTACCCCTATGACACCACGCCTTTTGTGAAGATCTCTATCCACGAAGTGGTGAAAACGCTGTTCGAAGCGATCATTCTCGTCTTCCTGGTGATGTATCTTTTCCTGCAAAACCTGCGGGCGACGCTTATCCCGACAATTGCGGTGCCGGTCGTGCTGTTGGGTACGTTTGCGATCCTGGCGGCGTTCGGTTTCTCCATCAACACCCTGACCATGTTCGGTATGGTGCTGGCGATTGGCCTGCTGGTTGATGACGCCATCGTGGTGGTTGAGAACGTCGAACGCGTCATGGTTGAGGACAAGCTGCCGCCAAAAGAGGCGACGCAGAAGTCGATGGGGCAGATACAGGGCGCACTGGTGGGTATCGCCATGGTGCTCTCGGCGGTCTTTATCCCCATGGCCTTTTTTGGCGGTTCAACGGGAGCCATCTATCGTCAGTTCTCGCTGACCATTGTCTCGGCTATGGCGCTGTCAGTGCTGGTCGCTCTGATTCTGACACCGGCACTGTGCGCCACCTTGCTTAAGCCCGTTTCCAGCGATCACCACGAAAAGAAAGGTGGCTTCTTCGGCTGGTTTAATGCGCTCTTTGATCGGAGCGTGGAGCATTACAGCAACAGCGTAAGCGGCATTTTGCGTAAGACCGGGCGCTATCTGGTGGTATACGTCATCATCGTCGGTGGTATGGCTGTACTGTTCCTGCGCTTACCCACCTCCTTCCTGCCCGAAGAGGATCAGGGGGTATTTATGACTATGGTCCAGCTCCCCGCCGGAGCCACCCAGATGCGTACCCAGCAGGTGCTTGACCAGGTTCAAAATTATTATCTCAACAACGAGAAGGCTAACGTTGAATCGGTGTTTACCGTGAACGGCTTTAGCTTTAGTGGTCAGGGTCAGAACTCCGGTATTGCGTTCGTTAGCCTGAAGCCCTGGGAAGCGCGTCCCGGAGCAGAAAATAGCGTTGAGGCGATCGTAAGGCGTGCGACAAAGGCCTTCAGTCAGATTAAAGATGGCCTCGTGTTCCCGTTTAACCTGCCTGCGATTATCGAGCTGGGTACCGCAACGGGCTTTGACTTTGAGTTGATTGATCAAGCTAACCTGGGGCATACCCAACTGACCCAGGCGCGTAATCAGCTGCTCGGTATGGTGAAAGCGCACCCCGATCTGCTGGTTCGCGTTCGTCCTAACGGTCTGGAAGATACCCCACAGTTCAAACTGGATGTCGACCAGGAGAAGGCACAGGCGCTGGGCGTCAGCCTCTCTGACGTCAACCAGACGATCTCGACGGCATTGGGGGGAACCTATGTGAACGACTTTATCGATCATGGACGCGTGAAAAAAGTGTACGTCCAGGCCGACGCTCACTTCCGTATGTTGCCAGGGGACATCAACAACCTCTACGTGCGCAGCGCGAACGGAGAAATGGTGCCGTTCTCCTCCTTTAGCAGCTCGCACTGGGTGTATGGCTCGCCTCGCCTGGAGCGCTACAACGGGATGCCTTCGATGGAGATCCTCGGTGAGTCCGCGCCGGGTAAAAGTACCGGTGAGGCGATGGCCTTGATGGAGAACCTCGCCGCAAAACTGCCTTCCGGTATCGGCCATGACTGGACGGGAATGTCTTATCAGGAACGACTGTCTGGTAACCAGGCACCTGCCCTGTACGCCATTTCACTGATTGTGGTGTTCCTGTGCCTGGCTGCGCTTTATGAAAGCTGGTCTATTCCCTTCTCGGTCATGCTGGTTGTGCCGCTGGGTGTCACGGGCGCACTTCTCGCCGCATCGATTCGCGGGTTAAATAATGATGTCTATTTCCAGGTCGGCCTGCTGACAACGATTGGTCTGTCGGCGAAAAACGCCATCCTGATCGTCGAGTTTGCTAAGGATCTGATGGATAAAGAAGGTAAAGGGATCATTGAAGCCACACTGGAAGCATCCAGAATGCGCCTTCGACCGATCCTGATGACGTCGCTGGCCTTTATCCTTGGCGTGATGCCACTGGTCATCAGCAGAGGAGCCGGGAGCGGCGCGCAAAATGCTGTCGGGACAGGTGTTATGGGAGGGATGCTTTCCGCAACGCTTCTGGCCATTTTCTTCGTGCCCGTCTTCTTTGTGGTTGTCCGGCGCCGGTTTACGAAACACAAAGAGTAA